One segment of Aggregicoccus sp. 17bor-14 DNA contains the following:
- a CDS encoding ABC transporter permease: MNAERQTVYRWSLVWAGALVALVGLALLGASVTRAEGWGSAVLPLGGALFGWGPLAQLLGSLGSWGAAKGAHASGPLLLGAAVWLAGWALVAAGIRRSHAPAEGPSAAAGAPLYPRLAQYRDFYWSTLASYGGGILLAELVFLLLQTFLATGVRFGELESNPREAGLHLPPTGAFAIALAVSALIAFAAGFVGAARARRLSVPEATLGVIYLGTPIPLLLTLMGSVPALQRALMYRLDEVTYLAGLLGRAELGYWLVFSFLVLWLVLGINTGFVAAGSGRLDLRNGFELFVARRHVSVFRPSLILGTLAVLLFGIVPPLIIYGIIATAEAAVERTRIRALGLADPLQSAAAVNRLKLREQSPTAMMTALSVGGVGVGVMALIIVLSVMSGFEADLQQKILGTNAHAVVSKYGAEGMEDYPRVMKEIEKVPGVVGQTPFVLNEVMIIAEGNVAGVIIKGIDPGTVGKVTDLPENIQPPGKLDWLVHPQQILTAPSLEGPATRLLVPPDGLALGGGKGSAKPPPPPAAKDEGEDEDPIIGKRTEPKQPAVLPGIILGRELAASLHVFVGDRVSVVSPLGSELGPSGPMPKSRAFRVAGIFYSGMYEYDSKFVYILISEAQKFFDVKGAHGIELKVEDIDDARRVGGAVVERLGGFPYRAKDWGEMNKNLFSALRLEKLVMGIILTIIIIVAAGLIVATVIMLVLEKRKEISVLKALGVSDSGIVKIFLAEGLQIGVAGGLLGLLSGYAWCKFIERVGIKLDPEVYYIPNLPVRIEWGQNLLAVVIAVLITYLASIYPALKASSVEPVEGLKGE, from the coding sequence GTGAACGCCGAGCGGCAGACCGTCTATCGCTGGAGCCTCGTGTGGGCGGGCGCCCTCGTGGCGCTCGTGGGCCTCGCGCTGCTGGGCGCGAGCGTGACCCGCGCGGAGGGGTGGGGGAGCGCCGTGCTGCCGCTGGGCGGCGCGCTGTTCGGCTGGGGCCCGCTGGCCCAGCTGCTCGGCTCCCTGGGCTCGTGGGGCGCCGCGAAGGGCGCGCACGCGAGCGGCCCGCTGCTGCTGGGGGCCGCCGTGTGGCTCGCGGGCTGGGCGCTGGTGGCCGCGGGCATCCGCCGCTCGCACGCCCCCGCCGAGGGACCGAGCGCGGCCGCCGGCGCGCCGCTCTACCCGCGGCTCGCGCAGTACCGCGACTTCTACTGGAGCACCCTCGCGTCCTACGGCGGCGGCATCCTGCTCGCCGAGCTCGTCTTCCTGCTGCTGCAGACCTTCCTCGCCACGGGCGTGCGCTTCGGTGAGCTGGAGTCGAACCCGCGCGAGGCGGGCCTGCACCTGCCGCCCACCGGCGCCTTCGCCATCGCGCTCGCGGTCTCCGCGCTCATCGCGTTCGCCGCGGGCTTCGTGGGCGCCGCGCGCGCCCGCCGCCTCAGCGTGCCCGAGGCCACGCTGGGGGTCATCTACCTGGGCACCCCCATCCCGCTGCTGCTCACGCTGATGGGCAGCGTGCCCGCGCTGCAGCGCGCGCTGATGTACCGGCTGGACGAGGTGACCTACCTCGCGGGGCTCCTGGGCCGCGCCGAGCTCGGCTACTGGCTCGTCTTCTCCTTCCTCGTGCTCTGGCTGGTCTTGGGCATCAACACCGGCTTCGTCGCCGCGGGCAGCGGGCGGCTCGACCTGCGCAACGGCTTCGAGCTCTTCGTGGCCCGCCGCCACGTGAGCGTGTTCCGCCCCTCGCTCATCCTGGGCACGCTCGCGGTGCTGCTCTTCGGCATCGTGCCGCCGCTGATCATCTACGGGATCATCGCCACGGCCGAGGCCGCGGTGGAGCGCACCCGCATCCGCGCGCTGGGGCTCGCGGACCCCTTGCAGTCCGCCGCGGCGGTGAACCGCCTCAAGCTGCGCGAGCAGAGCCCCACCGCCATGATGACCGCCCTGAGCGTGGGCGGCGTGGGCGTGGGCGTGATGGCGCTGATCATCGTGCTCTCGGTGATGAGCGGGTTCGAGGCGGACCTGCAGCAGAAGATCCTCGGCACCAACGCGCACGCGGTGGTCTCCAAGTACGGCGCGGAGGGGATGGAGGACTACCCCCGCGTGATGAAGGAGATCGAGAAGGTTCCCGGCGTGGTGGGGCAGACCCCCTTCGTCCTCAACGAGGTGATGATCATCGCCGAGGGCAACGTGGCCGGCGTGATCATCAAGGGCATCGACCCGGGCACCGTGGGCAAGGTCACCGACCTGCCCGAGAACATCCAGCCCCCCGGCAAGCTCGACTGGCTCGTGCACCCGCAGCAGATCCTCACCGCGCCCTCGCTCGAGGGGCCCGCGACCCGCCTGCTCGTCCCGCCGGACGGGCTCGCGCTCGGGGGAGGGAAGGGGAGCGCGAAGCCTCCGCCGCCTCCCGCCGCGAAGGACGAGGGCGAGGACGAGGACCCCATCATCGGCAAGCGCACCGAGCCCAAGCAGCCTGCGGTGCTGCCCGGCATCATCCTGGGCCGCGAGCTCGCCGCCTCCCTGCACGTCTTCGTGGGAGACCGGGTGAGCGTGGTGAGCCCGCTGGGCAGCGAGCTGGGCCCCTCGGGCCCCATGCCCAAGAGCCGCGCCTTCCGGGTGGCCGGCATCTTCTACTCGGGCATGTACGAGTACGACTCCAAGTTCGTCTACATCCTGATCAGCGAGGCCCAGAAGTTCTTCGACGTGAAGGGCGCCCACGGCATCGAGCTCAAGGTCGAGGACATCGACGATGCGCGGCGCGTGGGCGGCGCGGTGGTGGAGCGGCTCGGGGGCTTCCCCTACCGGGCGAAGGACTGGGGCGAGATGAACAAGAACCTCTTCTCTGCGCTGCGCCTGGAGAAGCTGGTGATGGGCATCATCCTCACCATCATCATCATCGTCGCGGCCGGCCTCATCGTGGCCACGGTGATCATGCTGGTGCTCGAGAAGCGCAAGGAGATCTCCGTGCTCAAGGCGCTGGGAGTCTCGGACAGCGGCATCGTGAAGATCTTCCTCGCGGAAGGCCTGCAGATCGGCGTCGCGGGCGGCCTCCTCGGCCTGCTCAGCGGCTACGCGTGGTGCAAGTTCATCGAGCGCGTGGGGATCAAGCTGGACCCCGAGGTCTATTACATCCCCAACCTGCCGGTGCGCATCGAGTGGGGGCAGAACCTGCTCGCGGTGGTCATCGCCGTGCTCATCACCTATCTCGCCTCCATCTACCCCGCGCTCAAGGCCTCGAGCGTGGAGCCGGTGGAAGGGCTCAAGGGCGAGTGA
- the lpxA gene encoding acyl-ACP--UDP-N-acetylglucosamine O-acyltransferase → MANIHPTAVVHPEARLHPTVEVGPFAVIGPKVTLGEGTTVGPHAVIEGRTTIGARNRIFQFASVGAAPQDLKYAGEDTQLVLGDENTVREFVTLHRGTVGGGGATRIGSRCLLMANSHVAHDCQLGNGIILGQGSALAGHVEVGDHAIFSGLMAVHQFTRIGKHVFISGGAMVVMDVAPYCTAQGDRAELAGLNAVGLQRHGYSEEQIGRIKEAYRILFRAKLPLAEAVDRLRSELGGHPEIDHLVDFVTASKRGLTR, encoded by the coding sequence ATGGCGAACATCCACCCCACCGCGGTCGTGCACCCCGAGGCCCGTCTCCACCCCACGGTGGAGGTGGGGCCCTTCGCGGTCATCGGTCCCAAGGTCACCCTGGGCGAGGGCACCACGGTGGGCCCGCACGCGGTGATCGAGGGGCGCACCACGATCGGTGCCCGCAACCGCATCTTCCAGTTCGCCTCGGTGGGGGCGGCGCCGCAGGACCTCAAGTACGCGGGCGAGGACACGCAGCTGGTGCTCGGTGACGAGAACACCGTGCGCGAGTTCGTCACCCTGCACCGCGGCACCGTGGGCGGCGGCGGCGCCACCCGCATCGGCAGCCGCTGCCTCCTCATGGCCAACAGCCACGTGGCGCACGACTGCCAGCTCGGCAACGGCATCATCCTGGGCCAGGGCTCCGCGCTCGCGGGTCACGTGGAGGTGGGGGACCACGCCATCTTCAGCGGCCTGATGGCGGTGCACCAGTTCACCCGCATCGGCAAGCACGTCTTCATCTCCGGCGGCGCCATGGTGGTGATGGACGTGGCCCCGTACTGCACCGCGCAGGGAGACCGCGCCGAGCTCGCCGGCCTCAACGCCGTGGGCCTGCAGCGCCACGGCTACAGCGAGGAGCAGATCGGCCGCATCAAGGAGGCCTACCGCATCCTCTTCCGCGCGAAGCTCCCGCTGGCCGAGGCCGTGGACCGCCTGCGCTCGGAGCTGGGCGGCCACCCGGAGATCGATCACCTGGTGGACTTCGTCACCGCGAGCAAGCGCGGCCTCACCCGCTAG
- the fabZ gene encoding 3-hydroxyacyl-ACP dehydratase FabZ, which produces MMDIGEIQRLLPHRYPFLLVDRVVEIVPGQKLVAYKNVTVNEPFFNGHFPGHPVMPGVLILEALAQACAILAYKSENMDPEKKVTYLMGIDAAKFRKPVLPGDRVQLSVEVVRHKGAVWKQKGVATVDGVKVAEGEFLATVVDKDGSAAAGEPA; this is translated from the coding sequence ATGATGGACATCGGAGAGATCCAGCGACTGCTGCCGCACCGCTACCCGTTCCTGCTGGTGGACCGGGTCGTGGAGATCGTCCCCGGGCAGAAGCTGGTGGCGTACAAGAACGTCACCGTCAACGAGCCCTTCTTCAACGGCCACTTCCCCGGCCACCCGGTGATGCCGGGCGTGCTCATCCTGGAGGCGCTCGCCCAGGCCTGCGCCATCCTCGCCTACAAGAGCGAGAACATGGACCCGGAGAAGAAGGTCACCTACCTCATGGGCATCGACGCGGCGAAGTTCCGCAAGCCCGTGCTCCCCGGAGACCGCGTGCAGCTCTCCGTGGAGGTCGTGCGCCACAAGGGCGCCGTCTGGAAGCAGAAGGGCGTGGCCACCGTGGACGGCGTGAAGGTCGCCGAGGGCGAGTTCCTCGCCACCGTGGTGGACAAGGACGGCTCGGCCGCCGCGGGCGAGCCGGCCTGA
- a CDS encoding ABC transporter ATP-binding protein, which produces MSFLSIRNVFKSYFLHGKRVDVLRGVSLDIAQGELVSLIGASGAGKSTFLHVLGTLDAPAAGEVLFEGRSLFAMNDAEIAEFRNRTIGFVFQSHHLLPEFTALENVAMPALIQRRDRGPTYTYARELLERVGLGARVDHRPGELSGGEAQRVALARALVLKPALLLADEPTGNLDPATGEGIHQLLREVNRDLGITAVVVTHNAVLAASMPRRLRLAGGDVTPA; this is translated from the coding sequence ATGTCCTTCCTCAGCATCCGCAACGTCTTCAAGAGCTACTTCCTGCACGGCAAGCGCGTGGACGTGCTGCGCGGCGTGTCCCTGGACATCGCGCAGGGCGAGCTGGTGAGCCTCATCGGGGCCTCGGGCGCGGGCAAGAGCACCTTCCTGCACGTGCTGGGCACCCTGGATGCGCCGGCGGCCGGCGAGGTCCTCTTCGAGGGGCGCTCGCTCTTCGCGATGAACGACGCGGAGATCGCCGAGTTCCGCAACCGCACCATCGGCTTCGTCTTCCAGAGCCACCACCTGCTGCCCGAGTTCACCGCCCTGGAGAACGTGGCCATGCCCGCGCTCATCCAGCGCCGCGACCGCGGTCCCACCTACACCTACGCGCGCGAGCTGCTCGAGCGGGTGGGGCTGGGTGCGCGCGTGGACCACCGCCCCGGCGAGCTCTCCGGCGGCGAGGCCCAGCGCGTGGCGCTCGCGCGCGCGCTCGTGCTCAAGCCCGCGCTGCTGCTCGCGGACGAGCCCACCGGAAACCTCGACCCCGCCACCGGCGAGGGCATCCACCAGCTGCTGCGCGAGGTGAACCGCGACCTCGGCATCACCGCCGTCGTGGTCACCCACAACGCCGTCCTCGCCGCCTCCATGCCGCGGCGCCTGCGGCTCGCCGGCGGCGACGTCACCCCCGCCTGA
- the lpxD gene encoding UDP-3-O-(3-hydroxymyristoyl)glucosamine N-acyltransferase yields the protein MTAEKPTRRLGDLAAHVGGELLGDPAQAIRGLSGLAEAATGDLSFYGNPRYRREFESTHASAVLVGPDVPPRAGLSLVRVPNPHLAFARLLELFHPRVRPPPGVRLGAIVHPGALVDLEATVMAGATVEEGARVGARSVLFPGVYLGENARVGEDCILYPNVTVREGCLVGDRVVLHASCVVGADGFGFAFDPEGPQGPQHFKVPQAGIVRIEDDVEVGACTTIDRATLGETVIGRGTKIDNLVQIAHNVKVGPLSLLCAQAGVSGSAELGQGVVLAGQVGVVGHIRVGDMAKVGAQSGIAHDVPDGQVVSGSPAIPHRDWLKNVAAQGQLADLTKEVRSLRRRLEQLEKEKGG from the coding sequence GTGACTGCCGAGAAGCCCACCCGCCGCCTCGGTGACCTCGCCGCCCACGTGGGCGGCGAGCTGCTCGGCGACCCTGCTCAGGCCATCCGTGGGCTGAGCGGGCTCGCCGAGGCAGCCACGGGCGACCTCTCGTTCTACGGCAACCCCCGCTACCGCCGCGAGTTCGAGTCCACCCACGCCTCCGCGGTGCTGGTGGGCCCGGACGTCCCCCCGCGCGCGGGCCTCAGCCTCGTGCGGGTGCCCAACCCGCACCTCGCCTTCGCGCGGCTGCTCGAGCTCTTCCACCCGCGCGTGCGCCCGCCTCCCGGCGTGCGCCTGGGCGCCATCGTGCATCCCGGCGCGCTCGTGGACCTCGAGGCCACCGTGATGGCCGGCGCCACGGTGGAGGAGGGCGCCCGCGTGGGCGCGCGCAGCGTGCTCTTCCCCGGCGTGTACCTGGGGGAGAACGCCCGGGTGGGTGAGGACTGCATCCTCTACCCCAACGTCACCGTGCGCGAGGGCTGCCTCGTCGGCGACCGCGTCGTCCTCCACGCCTCCTGCGTGGTGGGCGCGGACGGCTTCGGCTTCGCCTTCGACCCCGAGGGCCCTCAGGGTCCCCAGCACTTCAAGGTGCCCCAGGCCGGCATCGTGCGCATCGAGGACGACGTGGAGGTGGGCGCCTGCACCACCATCGACCGCGCCACCCTCGGCGAGACGGTCATCGGCCGCGGCACCAAGATCGACAACCTGGTGCAGATCGCCCACAACGTGAAGGTGGGCCCGCTCAGCCTCCTGTGCGCGCAGGCCGGCGTCTCGGGCTCCGCGGAGCTCGGCCAGGGCGTGGTGCTCGCCGGCCAGGTGGGCGTGGTCGGCCACATCCGCGTCGGCGACATGGCCAAGGTGGGCGCCCAGTCGGGCATCGCCCACGACGTGCCGGACGGCCAGGTGGTCTCCGGCAGCCCCGCGATCCCGCACCGCGACTGGCTCAAGAACGTGGCCGCGCAGGGCCAGCTCGCGGACCTCACCAAGGAAGTGCGCAGCCTGCGCCGCAGGCTCGAACAGCTCGAGAAGGAGAAGGGCGGATGA
- the bamA gene encoding outer membrane protein assembly factor BamA codes for MRSHAQTGADTGAPAPAGSDAGNPSAERVVQVRVEGNRRVEAEVVRRALKTRVGQPFDPSLTDDDLRAVWALGFFQDVQLLTQQLPTGGIAYVVRVSERPAVRSVKLEGNEELSDDDFKETLDIKPFSLLDMEAVQKNQKKVQEKYIEKGYFLAEVTNEIKPIPNENSVDVIFHIKEHAKVMVKEIRFIGAEKVSPDVLRDVMLTKEGGFLSFLTGEGTYREEMFQRDLAVIQGAYYDRGYINVKVDKPTVQMSADKRYIFITLRITEGEPYDISSIDFSGDLIVPKEKLASLMTSHRGERFNRTKLSQDIQAITDVYYDQGYAYANISPVTATDPEHRTVAVTFDAQKGKQVTIERIDIVGNTKTRDQVIRREMRVYEGELYSGTGMRRSKERITALGFFESVEVTQKPGSRDDLIVLQVEVREKATGTFQVGLGFSSVETFIFTAQVSQNNFLGWGQTVSASAQISGLRSLVQLSFFDPYFLDTNYLLSADFYRQQADYSSFVRNSTGGSVSLGRYLTEDINASLGYTLEFVKVSSGNELQRDVLANYFLDGTTSSARLSLTWDRRDNRLFPSKGFIHSVSAEFAPQFLGGSFLFARYSGYSRLYFPLHVLGAVFKTNATVGYIQNLDDTRPVPISELYYLGGINTVRGYFLRSISPTIIAGTSSNPDATVSKLDVGGDKQIVLNFELEVPILEKAGLRGVLFYDAGNAYAPNERFFQDKQDNLPLGMFHSVGFGIRWFSPVGPLRFEWGVPLTRRPEDDKLLFEFTIGNFF; via the coding sequence GTGCGCTCACACGCCCAGACCGGTGCGGACACGGGTGCGCCTGCTCCCGCCGGCTCCGATGCCGGCAACCCCTCCGCCGAGCGCGTCGTGCAGGTGCGCGTGGAGGGCAACCGCCGCGTCGAGGCCGAGGTCGTGCGCCGCGCGCTCAAGACGCGCGTGGGGCAGCCCTTCGACCCCTCGCTCACGGACGACGACCTGCGCGCCGTCTGGGCCCTGGGCTTCTTCCAGGACGTGCAGCTGCTCACCCAGCAGCTGCCCACCGGCGGCATCGCCTACGTGGTGCGCGTCAGCGAGCGCCCCGCGGTGCGCTCCGTGAAGCTCGAGGGCAACGAGGAGCTGAGCGACGACGACTTCAAGGAGACGCTCGACATCAAGCCCTTCAGCCTCCTGGACATGGAGGCCGTCCAGAAGAACCAGAAGAAGGTGCAGGAGAAGTACATCGAGAAGGGCTACTTCCTCGCGGAGGTCACCAACGAGATCAAGCCGATCCCGAACGAGAACTCCGTCGACGTCATCTTCCACATCAAAGAGCACGCGAAGGTGATGGTGAAGGAGATCCGCTTCATCGGAGCGGAGAAGGTGAGCCCGGACGTCCTGCGCGACGTGATGCTCACCAAGGAGGGCGGCTTCCTCTCCTTCCTCACCGGCGAGGGCACCTACCGCGAGGAGATGTTCCAGCGCGACCTCGCCGTCATCCAGGGCGCCTACTACGACCGCGGCTACATCAACGTGAAGGTGGACAAGCCCACCGTCCAGATGTCCGCGGACAAGCGCTACATCTTCATCACCCTGCGCATCACCGAGGGCGAGCCCTACGACATCTCCAGCATCGACTTCTCCGGTGATCTCATCGTCCCCAAGGAGAAGCTCGCGTCGCTGATGACGAGCCACCGCGGAGAGCGCTTCAACCGCACCAAGCTCTCCCAGGACATCCAGGCGATCACGGACGTCTACTACGACCAGGGCTACGCCTACGCGAACATCTCCCCCGTCACCGCGACGGACCCGGAGCACCGCACCGTCGCCGTGACCTTCGACGCGCAGAAGGGCAAGCAGGTCACCATCGAGCGCATCGACATCGTGGGCAATACGAAGACCCGCGACCAGGTCATCCGCCGCGAGATGCGCGTGTACGAGGGCGAGCTCTACAGCGGCACCGGCATGCGCCGCAGCAAGGAGCGCATCACCGCGCTCGGCTTCTTCGAGAGCGTGGAGGTCACCCAGAAGCCCGGCAGCCGCGACGACCTCATCGTGCTCCAGGTGGAGGTGCGCGAGAAGGCCACGGGCACCTTCCAGGTCGGCCTCGGCTTCTCCAGCGTGGAGACCTTCATCTTCACGGCCCAGGTCTCCCAGAACAACTTCCTCGGGTGGGGCCAGACGGTGAGCGCCTCCGCGCAGATCTCCGGCCTGCGCTCGCTGGTGCAGCTCTCCTTCTTCGACCCGTACTTCCTGGACACCAACTACCTGCTCTCGGCGGACTTCTACCGGCAGCAGGCGGACTACTCGAGCTTCGTGCGCAACAGCACCGGCGGCAGCGTGTCGCTGGGCCGCTACCTCACCGAGGACATCAACGCGAGCCTCGGCTACACGCTCGAGTTCGTGAAGGTGAGCAGCGGCAACGAGCTGCAGCGCGACGTGCTCGCCAACTACTTCCTGGACGGCACCACCAGCTCCGCGCGCCTCTCGCTCACCTGGGACCGGCGCGACAACCGCCTCTTCCCGTCCAAGGGCTTCATCCACTCGGTCTCGGCGGAGTTCGCCCCGCAGTTCCTCGGCGGCAGCTTCCTCTTCGCGCGCTACAGCGGCTACTCGCGCCTGTACTTCCCGCTGCACGTGCTCGGCGCAGTCTTCAAGACCAACGCCACGGTGGGCTACATCCAGAACCTGGACGACACCCGCCCGGTGCCCATCTCCGAGCTCTACTACCTGGGCGGCATCAACACCGTGCGCGGCTACTTCCTGCGCAGCATCAGCCCCACCATCATCGCCGGCACCTCCAGCAATCCGGACGCCACGGTGAGCAAGCTGGACGTGGGCGGCGACAAGCAGATCGTCCTCAACTTCGAGCTCGAGGTGCCCATCCTCGAGAAGGCCGGCCTGCGCGGCGTGCTCTTCTACGACGCCGGCAACGCCTACGCCCCCAACGAGCGCTTCTTCCAGGACAAGCAGGACAACTTGCCGCTCGGCATGTTCCACTCCGTGGGCTTCGGCATCCGCTGGTTCAGCCCCGTGGGCCCCCTGCGCTTCGAGTGGGGCGTGCCGCTAACCAGGCGCCCGGAAGACGACAAGCTCCTCTTCGAGTTCACCATCGGCAACTTCTTCTGA
- a CDS encoding OmpH family outer membrane protein has translation MSLRSLVSTVAVALSLVLPVAAAAQTAPKLAYVDYQRVLLEVDEGKAAKARLQQWLESRQKEIDREQEQLRKEQELLQKQASALSEEVRTQRATELQKKVMALGQKYEGSRAEAANKERQEMEPIVAKIDQIIGRIAQRDGLTMVFEKRDSGIVFALAQLDLTNEVVRTYNASPAASKPAASPAKPAAPAKDAPVKK, from the coding sequence ATGTCGCTTCGAAGCCTCGTGTCGACCGTCGCCGTTGCCCTGTCGCTCGTCCTTCCCGTGGCCGCTGCCGCCCAGACGGCGCCCAAGCTCGCCTACGTGGACTACCAGCGCGTGCTGCTCGAGGTGGACGAGGGCAAGGCGGCCAAGGCCCGCCTCCAGCAGTGGCTCGAGTCCCGCCAGAAGGAGATCGACCGCGAGCAGGAGCAGCTGCGCAAGGAGCAGGAGCTGCTGCAGAAGCAGGCCAGCGCGCTGAGCGAGGAGGTGCGCACCCAGCGCGCCACCGAGCTGCAGAAGAAGGTCATGGCGCTCGGCCAGAAGTACGAGGGCAGCCGCGCCGAGGCCGCCAACAAGGAGCGCCAGGAGATGGAGCCCATCGTGGCGAAGATCGACCAGATCATCGGCCGCATCGCCCAGCGCGACGGGCTGACCATGGTCTTCGAGAAGCGCGACTCCGGCATCGTCTTCGCGCTCGCCCAGCTGGACCTCACCAACGAGGTCGTGCGCACCTACAACGCCTCCCCCGCGGCCTCGAAGCCCGCCGCTTCCCCCGCCAAGCCCGCGGCGCCCGCCAAGGACGCGCCGGTCAAGAAGTAG